From Argopecten irradians isolate NY chromosome 2, Ai_NY, whole genome shotgun sequence, the proteins below share one genomic window:
- the LOC138316259 gene encoding ribosome assembly protein METTL17, mitochondrial-like isoform X2: MAAAMQRRMAFSRPSLTYSKLIHGVFRRGYAQDELQFPPDINIEAETLKKMDMENIKRRNHPGRLSQNKLLPLPSKLVNAVDIVMQKYGKRSTPEEAKKFDASIMGRHPPPDPEILREKVALINHNLEKKNKKDPSTMSEEERRIFLMNRKNNIQQILRRTTHLQKSVDYTGYTTIVYLLARLSKNYSIIRTCLNEIEMRNPDFKPNSMYNVGSGLGTAVWAGNTVWGSTITQYYCEDPATDMSTLARLLLQEGEEHKKMVIPGVYFRDKPPSHSSLPFPLVVSAFTLLERPSQMDRLELVNHLWNMTSDYLVLIENGSYAGHSMIQEAKEWLLESSSDVRAGTEPHVFAPCPHNMKCPKFAIKDMKIACTFSASYEPLRQSKIYLDKMTTPYSYVILKRGEVNTTDAKWPRIVQAMKHKDHHSHCRICCHDGSLRHYVVSKKKSQRPLYEVVRRSHWGDKVPVDLTNASKYGALYYSEEGVNYREKSKTKKKRNQENKESLNLLSGLMLDSNLDNIMDKWKDHVKLDNPDESLKDISIDQDMNDISSSVDSNSEESGDTAGTTDCTGERPT, encoded by the exons TACGCTCAGGATGAACTTCAGTTTCCACCTGATATTAACATTGAAGCAGAAACTCTGAAGAAGATGGACATGGAGAATATTAAAAGGAGAAACCATCCAGGTCGTTTGTCACAGAACAAGCTTCTTCCTTTACCTTCTAAGTTAGTGAATGCTGTTGATATTGTAATGCAAA AGTATGGAAAAAGATCCACTCCAGAGGAGGCCAAGAAGTTTGATGCTAGCATTATGGGTCGCCATCCGCCACCAGATCCAGAAATTTTGCGAGAAAAAGTGGCACTAATCAACCATAATTTGGAGAAGAAAA ACAAAAAAGACCCATCAACTATGAGTGAAGAAGAACGACGAATTTTTCTTATGAACAGGAAAAATAACATACAACAGATTCTTCGCCGCACCACACATTTACAGAAGTCTGTTGA ttatACAGGTTACACAACGATTGTGTATCTTCTTGCTCGCCTGTCCAAGAACTACAGTATCATTAGGACGTGTCTTAATGAG ATAGAGATGAGAAATCCAGATTTCAAACCAAATTCAATGTATAATGTAGGTAGCGGTCTAggaacagctgtatg GGCTGGCAACACTGTTTGGGGGTCTACTATAACACAGTATTATTGTGAGGACCCAGCCACAGATATGTCAACTCTGGCTAGACTATTACTACAGG AGGGAGAGGAGCACAAGAAGATGGTGATACCAGGAGTATATTTTAGAGACAAGCCTCCCTCTCATAGTTCT CTACCGTTTCCTTTGGTTGTGAGTGCCTTCACTTTACTGGAACGACCTAGCCAAATGGATCGCCTGGAGCTGGTCAACCACCTGTGGAACATGACATCTGACTATCTG GTGTTGATAGAAAATGGCTCCTACGCAGGTCACAGTATGATACAGGAGGCAAAAGAATGGCTTCTAGAG TCATCATCAGATGTGAGAGCTGGAACAGAACCACACGTGTTTGCGCCA tGTCCTCACAATATGAAATGTCCAAAGTTTGCCATCAAAGACATGAAAATTGCTTGCACTTTTAGTGCTAGTTATGAGCCTCTCAGACAATCCAAG ATTTATTTGGACAAGATGACAACCCCATACTCGTATGTAATCCTGAAACGAGGAGAGGTCAACACGACAG ATGCTAAGTGGCCACGGATTGTCCAGGCAATGAAACATAAAGATCACCACTCTCACTGTCGTATTTGTTGCCATGACGGTAGTCTCCGACACTACGTTGTGTCCAAGAAAAAGTCACAGAG GCCTCTGTACGAAGTGGTCCGTCGTTCTCATTGGGGGGACAAAGTGCCAGTCGACCTTACCAATGCTAGCAAATATGGTGCACTATACTATTCGGAGGAAGGTGTAAATTATAGAGAAAAATCTAAGACGAAAAAGAAACGAAATCAGGAAAATAAGGAATCATTAAATTTACTGTCTGGCCTTATGTTAGACAGTAACCTTGATAATATCATGGACAAATGGAAAGATCATGTGAAGCTAGACAATCCAGATGAATCTTTAAAGGACATCAGTATAGATCAGGATATGAATGACATATCCAGTTCTGTTGACTCGAATAGTGAGGAATCTGGTGATACAGCTGGTACAACAGATTGTACAGGAGAACGCCCTACTTGA
- the LOC138316259 gene encoding ribosome assembly protein METTL17, mitochondrial-like isoform X1, with protein sequence MFLTYQLLSIPAPEEKKKKCTVYNPFPHATEPITHLKSSLLTDGDKPKKKKKYAQDELQFPPDINIEAETLKKMDMENIKRRNHPGRLSQNKLLPLPSKLVNAVDIVMQKYGKRSTPEEAKKFDASIMGRHPPPDPEILREKVALINHNLEKKNKKDPSTMSEEERRIFLMNRKNNIQQILRRTTHLQKSVDYTGYTTIVYLLARLSKNYSIIRTCLNEIEMRNPDFKPNSMYNVGSGLGTAVWAGNTVWGSTITQYYCEDPATDMSTLARLLLQEGEEHKKMVIPGVYFRDKPPSHSSLPFPLVVSAFTLLERPSQMDRLELVNHLWNMTSDYLVLIENGSYAGHSMIQEAKEWLLESSSDVRAGTEPHVFAPCPHNMKCPKFAIKDMKIACTFSASYEPLRQSKIYLDKMTTPYSYVILKRGEVNTTDAKWPRIVQAMKHKDHHSHCRICCHDGSLRHYVVSKKKSQRPLYEVVRRSHWGDKVPVDLTNASKYGALYYSEEGVNYREKSKTKKKRNQENKESLNLLSGLMLDSNLDNIMDKWKDHVKLDNPDESLKDISIDQDMNDISSSVDSNSEESGDTAGTTDCTGERPT encoded by the exons TACGCTCAGGATGAACTTCAGTTTCCACCTGATATTAACATTGAAGCAGAAACTCTGAAGAAGATGGACATGGAGAATATTAAAAGGAGAAACCATCCAGGTCGTTTGTCACAGAACAAGCTTCTTCCTTTACCTTCTAAGTTAGTGAATGCTGTTGATATTGTAATGCAAA AGTATGGAAAAAGATCCACTCCAGAGGAGGCCAAGAAGTTTGATGCTAGCATTATGGGTCGCCATCCGCCACCAGATCCAGAAATTTTGCGAGAAAAAGTGGCACTAATCAACCATAATTTGGAGAAGAAAA ACAAAAAAGACCCATCAACTATGAGTGAAGAAGAACGACGAATTTTTCTTATGAACAGGAAAAATAACATACAACAGATTCTTCGCCGCACCACACATTTACAGAAGTCTGTTGA ttatACAGGTTACACAACGATTGTGTATCTTCTTGCTCGCCTGTCCAAGAACTACAGTATCATTAGGACGTGTCTTAATGAG ATAGAGATGAGAAATCCAGATTTCAAACCAAATTCAATGTATAATGTAGGTAGCGGTCTAggaacagctgtatg GGCTGGCAACACTGTTTGGGGGTCTACTATAACACAGTATTATTGTGAGGACCCAGCCACAGATATGTCAACTCTGGCTAGACTATTACTACAGG AGGGAGAGGAGCACAAGAAGATGGTGATACCAGGAGTATATTTTAGAGACAAGCCTCCCTCTCATAGTTCT CTACCGTTTCCTTTGGTTGTGAGTGCCTTCACTTTACTGGAACGACCTAGCCAAATGGATCGCCTGGAGCTGGTCAACCACCTGTGGAACATGACATCTGACTATCTG GTGTTGATAGAAAATGGCTCCTACGCAGGTCACAGTATGATACAGGAGGCAAAAGAATGGCTTCTAGAG TCATCATCAGATGTGAGAGCTGGAACAGAACCACACGTGTTTGCGCCA tGTCCTCACAATATGAAATGTCCAAAGTTTGCCATCAAAGACATGAAAATTGCTTGCACTTTTAGTGCTAGTTATGAGCCTCTCAGACAATCCAAG ATTTATTTGGACAAGATGACAACCCCATACTCGTATGTAATCCTGAAACGAGGAGAGGTCAACACGACAG ATGCTAAGTGGCCACGGATTGTCCAGGCAATGAAACATAAAGATCACCACTCTCACTGTCGTATTTGTTGCCATGACGGTAGTCTCCGACACTACGTTGTGTCCAAGAAAAAGTCACAGAG GCCTCTGTACGAAGTGGTCCGTCGTTCTCATTGGGGGGACAAAGTGCCAGTCGACCTTACCAATGCTAGCAAATATGGTGCACTATACTATTCGGAGGAAGGTGTAAATTATAGAGAAAAATCTAAGACGAAAAAGAAACGAAATCAGGAAAATAAGGAATCATTAAATTTACTGTCTGGCCTTATGTTAGACAGTAACCTTGATAATATCATGGACAAATGGAAAGATCATGTGAAGCTAGACAATCCAGATGAATCTTTAAAGGACATCAGTATAGATCAGGATATGAATGACATATCCAGTTCTGTTGACTCGAATAGTGAGGAATCTGGTGATACAGCTGGTACAACAGATTGTACAGGAGAACGCCCTACTTGA